CTTTCATCGAATTCGGCCCGTTCCGGCGTACCGGGTTTTCCGAATTCTTTTTCCAGTTCAGCACTTAAGTCATGTATTTCGAATTCCTTTTTGTTCATTATATTCTCTTTTTATTTTTAATGCTTTTTCTATCTCCCCTTTCGGGGTTTTTTGTGTTTTCTTACGAAACCCATTGAAAAGGACAACTATTTTATCTTCATCAAAAATGAAAAACAGTCGGAATATATTTCCATTATATGTTATTCTCAATTCATACAAATCATCTTTTATATATTTGATAAATTTGACAGGTAATCGATCTTGAGTTTCGAGCAATAATAATACGTATTTTACTTTCAATTGCTCTTTATCGGTCAATGAATGTAAAAATGTATGATAGTACTCCCCAAAAGCAATAATCTTCCTTCTCATGGCACAAATATATATAAAGTTGATATATATTGCAACTTTTATGGCTGTTTTTTATTGCATATCGGAATTTTTTTTTCTTATCGCTACGTATTTTTTGTCGCCGCTGTGTCCTTATTATAAACGACAAACTTTACAGCAATGACAAAAGAAACATTTGTCGCTTTATTATCCAAAGAGATAGGCGGTAATATATCGGAAAAAGAGCGGGCGGATCTACAGCAAACGCTGACAGAGAACCGTCAGTTGAAGGAAATCTATGATGAAATCTATGGATTCATGCAGGATAGAGAAGCTCTGTCCGATGTAGATATTGATGCCAGACTGGATGAAGTATGGGATAAGATCGCCGGAATGCCTGAAACCGGTTACCATATATCGGAGCCACGTAAACGTATAATGCCGTCTGCCATTGTTTGGCATCCGCAAAAGCCGTTACAGTCAAGTAAACATATAATCCCCGTATGGGCCCGGATTGCCGCAGCGATAGCTATCCTGATCGGATTAAGCTGGCCGGCTTACTATTATCTTTTACCCAAGCAGGAGCTTTATAGCCAGGTGATGGAGTCAGGCGATGAGAACCTGTACGCCGTCCTTGATGACGGTACACAGGTGTGGCTTAACAAACACTCCCGAATCGCATATAATGACCGTTTTGGCGAGAAGGATCGTAAAATACACCTCACTGGTAAAGCGTTCTTCGATGTAACACATCGTCCCGAGGTACCCCTCACCGTAACCGCACGCGACATAGATGTGACGGTAAAAGGAACCGCCTTTAATGTGGATGCTGCCTCTTCGGACATTGAAGTGGCGCTGATACGCGGATTGATAGCAGTGAAAGACAACCGGAGGAAAAATACCAAAGAGATATTGTTACAACCTAACCAAAAAATCGTAGTGCGTGACGGTCATATCATCTCGGGTGACAGTAATTATGTTGTCCGTGATTTGGTACAGGAAAACGATACGATCATTCCCGAAACACAATGGTTGAAAGGCTCACTGGTTTTCCAGAAACAGCGGTTTTCCGATTTAGCCAAGCTAACCCAACTTTCACTTACATTTCCACGCAATCCTGTCCAGAATGAGTCAGGACGATCCCCTTGGCGGTGACTGTGACCTACATATTTTTATTTTCTTGAACGGCGCCTGTTTCATCTTTAGGATGGAGTATATCCTCTCCGCTTGCTTTGTCGGCCGACTGCATTGTCTCAGTTCCACCTTCTCACCCAGGGCATTGACGGCTTCTGTAGTCACCAATTTCTGCGTAGACATGCGGCGAACAATCTCTGTCCAATAAGCGTTTTCTCCCGATTGCTTGAGTTGAAAGCGTATCGTATTGACAATCCAATAAGAAAGTAGTCCGAAGAATAAATGCGCATCACTGCGTTCATCCTTTTGATGATAGATGGGTCGTAGATTGAGATCCGTTTTTAGCTGCCGGTTGGTGCATTCTATCTCACGAATCAAATTATAATACTCCCAGGTCGTCTGTTCGCCAAAAGTCCGTACGTTGGTTCTCAGGAAATAGACTCCCGTGTTTTTGTCTATTGCGGTAATATCCTTGATCGTCCAGTTTACTTTTTGCATTTCAGACCATCATAATTCGTCTGTTCGGCATCATAACCCCACACATTGAGCACCCTTGTATGAAAGCGATGCGACAGATTGATCTTGTCTTTCGTGCGCAGGTGATTTTCGACAAAAGTTTGTTTGAGCTTGAAATAGTCGGGCTTCAACCGGTTGACCTGCTGGTTGAACTCCCTGATAGCCTCGCTGCTGTAACCCGATTTCTCAATCACCTTTTTGGAGAAATCTTCATCGAAGTAGTTGCTGGCAAAGTATTCACCGATATTTTGAATGAAATGAATCATATTATTTACCCCAAACATTATTTATTGGTACTGCTTGTAAATTTTTACCTCCGAATCCGCCTAACACATGCTCTCCCGTATACAGCAAAATCCCTTTTTTAAATTTATGGCCTGCCAATTGGGCTAACTTCTTCAATCCTTTAAAGTCATCTGGTTTCAAGGAGGTTTTTGATTTTATTTCGATTCCATAGATCATCTTTTTTTGATCTTCGATCACCAAGTCCACCTCTGCACCTTTGTGCATGCTAAAATGCATTAATTTTAACGGGTCATTGAACCAACTGATTTGTTTCAGTATCTCCATGGCTACAAAATTTTCTACAAAATGTCCTGCCTGTGTTCGGTCTTGCAACAGGTCGTCACCACTATTCTCCAATTGACACAACAGTCCGGTATCGTTTAAAAATATTTTTGGCGATTTCACAAATTGCCCTTCGGCATTAGGAGTCCATGCAGGGATTTTTACAATCATAAAAACTTGTTCCAACAATGCCATATAGCGTTGAAAAGAACTGTTTTTTATTCCTGTCAACCGGGCAATATCAGACATATTGATCGTGCTTCCTACCCTCACACTCAGCTGGTTTAAGATTTTTGGCATGTATATGAGACCATCAATATTGGCCAGGTCTCGGATATCTTTTTGCAGGATAGATTCCAAATAGGCCTGCAACCATTTTGCTCTTCGGCTTTCCGAGACACGGTTTACGACTTCGGGATATCCTCCCCGTCTTATCAGTTCAATGATCTCCTCCCAACGGGTAGGAATAGATTCAAAGTTATTTTCATCGTTGATTAAGTTATCCAGAAATACACTTTTTCTTCCATTTATTTCATCAACCGAAAATGGCCAAAGGTGGTGTGTTTCGATTCTTCCGGCCAATGAATCGGCTACCTTGGGTTGTAGCATTACATTGGCAGATCCTGTGAGGATGATTCTACGATTGCGATTGTCATCAATCAGTTTCTTGAGACTTAAAAATATCTCAGGTGCGCGTTGCACTTCATCAATAATTACATTCTCGCCAATATCCAACAAGAAACCCATTGGATCTGATTGAGCAGCAGCTAATACCGACGGATCATCGAAGGTGACATAACTACCTGAAAAAATACCATCTTTCAATAACTGTTGACAAAAAGTGGATTTTCCAGTCTGTCTTGCACCTGTTATCATTACCACTGGCGTGTCTTGCTGTGCTTTTGATATCTGCGTATATATAAATCGTTTAATCATGTCTATTTTACTGCAAATATATCAATTTGTGGGTAAATATGGACAATCTCGTGGGTAAATATGGAATATATTTTTCACGGAGATGCGCTAATTATAAAATACCGCCAATACTTTTAAATAGGGAACGCTGTTTAAACTTGTCAAATCTTTGAAATATTGGCTCGACCTGTTGAG
This window of the Proteiniphilum saccharofermentans genome carries:
- a CDS encoding FecR family protein, which translates into the protein MTKETFVALLSKEIGGNISEKERADLQQTLTENRQLKEIYDEIYGFMQDREALSDVDIDARLDEVWDKIAGMPETGYHISEPRKRIMPSAIVWHPQKPLQSSKHIIPVWARIAAAIAILIGLSWPAYYYLLPKQELYSQVMESGDENLYAVLDDGTQVWLNKHSRIAYNDRFGEKDRKIHLTGKAFFDVTHRPEVPLTVTARDIDVTVKGTAFNVDAASSDIEVALIRGLIAVKDNRRKNTKEILLQPNQKIVVRDGHIISGDSNYVVRDLVQENDTIIPETQWLKGSLVFQKQRFSDLAKLTQLSLTFPRNPVQNESGRSPWR
- a CDS encoding type II toxin-antitoxin system RelE/ParE family toxin, coding for MRRKIIAFGEYYHTFLHSLTDKEQLKVKYVLLLLETQDRLPVKFIKYIKDDLYELRITYNGNIFRLFFIFDEDKIVVLFNGFRKKTQKTPKGEIEKALKIKREYNEQKGIRNT
- a CDS encoding ATP-binding protein; amino-acid sequence: MIKRFIYTQISKAQQDTPVVMITGARQTGKSTFCQQLLKDGIFSGSYVTFDDPSVLAAAQSDPMGFLLDIGENVIIDEVQRAPEIFLSLKKLIDDNRNRRIILTGSANVMLQPKVADSLAGRIETHHLWPFSVDEINGRKSVFLDNLINDENNFESIPTRWEEIIELIRRGGYPEVVNRVSESRRAKWLQAYLESILQKDIRDLANIDGLIYMPKILNQLSVRVGSTINMSDIARLTGIKNSSFQRYMALLEQVFMIVKIPAWTPNAEGQFVKSPKIFLNDTGLLCQLENSGDDLLQDRTQAGHFVENFVAMEILKQISWFNDPLKLMHFSMHKGAEVDLVIEDQKKMIYGIEIKSKTSLKPDDFKGLKKLAQLAGHKFKKGILLYTGEHVLGGFGGKNLQAVPINNVWGK